One Brassica napus cultivar Da-Ae chromosome C2, Da-Ae, whole genome shotgun sequence DNA window includes the following coding sequences:
- the LOC111203256 gene encoding uncharacterized protein LOC111203256, whose amino-acid sequence MSSQTKITNRNNKYTIYRGKNSLYKRLPLYHQSTHLIQQTQVLEFCFEQKKTCKRKMAGKVYMVMALIMMGFVLQACNGMNVDVDDGDDIKPTEDSRFFCFRVCSIRCGKQNKPCYQECLPKCGLPRRLAKPTTSPSSPSSTV is encoded by the coding sequence ATGTCAAGCCAGACAAAAATCACAAACAGAAACAACAAATATACTATCTATAGAGGCAAAAACTCATTATATAAACGCCTTCCTCTCTATCACCAATCTACACATCTCATACAACAAACACAAGTCCTAGAGTTTTGTTTTGAACAGAAAAAAACTTGTAAGAGGAAAATGGCGGGAAAGGTGTATATGGTCATGGCATTGATAATGATGGGATTTGTTTTACAAGCATGCAATGGAATGAATGTTGAtgttgatgatggtgatgatatCAAGCCAACAGAAGATTCAAGATTCTTTTGCTTCAGAGTCTGTTCCATTAGATGTGGCAAACAGAACAAGCCTTGTTACCAAGAATGTTTGCCAAAATGTGGTCTCCCACGACGACTTGCTAAACCAACAACATCTCCATCATCACCTTCCTCCAccgtttga